TCATACCAATGCCTCAAGAACCCTTCTTTTTAATATCCAAACCAAAGAATGGGATGAGGAACTTTGTGAAATTTTACGTGTTCCCATGTCTATGCTTCCGAAAGCATACAATTCAAAAAATCTGTTTGGATTTACTTCCAGTGTTAAATCACTTCCCGATGGGATTCCGATTTCTTCTCTTGTGGGGGACCAACAAGGGGCTCTCTTTGGTCAACTTTGTACAGAACCGGGGGAAGCAAAAAATACTTATGGGACAGGATGTTTTTTACTCTTCAATGTGGGCGATGAATTTAGAATTTCAAACCAAGGTTTGATTACGACACTGGCCCTTGGTCCTGAAGGCAAAACTGTTTATTGTTTAGAAGGATCTGTATTTATTGGGGGAGCTGTGGTTCAGTTTCTCAGGGACAACTTAGAATTTTTCGAATACTCTAAAGACTCCGAAAAATTAGTAAAGGCCATCAAAACAAAAGATGATTTGGTTTTTGTTCCTGCCTTTGCTGGACTGGGAGCTCCGCATTGGGACCAAGAAGCACGGGGTGCCATCTTTGGACTTTCGCGTGATACAACACCAGCACAGATCACAAGAGCCGCACTCAAAGCCATTGCTTTACAATCCTATGAACTTGCCAATGCAATGGAAAAAGAAACTGGAAAACCACTGAAGTTTTTACGTGTGGATGGGGGGGCGACTTCCAACGCATGGCTTATGCAATTCCAAGCGGATATCCTCGGAACCAAAGTCATTCGTCCACAAAATGTTGATACAACAGTGCTTGGTGCAGCTTACCTCGCTGGTCTCGAACGTGGATTTTTTAAATCGGTCGCAAGCCTTCGTAAAGAGGAAACCAAAACCACACAATTTCTTCCCAAGATGAAAGAGTCTGAAAGGAAAGAAGAAATTGATAAATGGAACTGGGCAATTTCAAGAGTGAAAACAGGAAACTAAAGGAAAACTTTTTTACCTTGCTAGGTGAATCGTCAATGGAAAGATTAACCTAGCGATTGTTATTTGGTTCGCCTTTTTTATAAGTTGATAGAATCTACTTTTACAAATGAAATTCCTACGAATAGAATCCAAATTGGAAAACTCAGTTGGCAAAATAGTAATACTTCTGGTGAGATTAACCAGGAGTAACTTGCAATCATTTGGAACCCAAATGTAAGGACTCCAAAGACCAAAATCAAACTACCATTTTTATTCTTATTTCGATAAGAAATACTATATAGTAAAATCGCTAGAGCCAAAACGAGCGAAATCATATGCATGGTTCCCACTTGCATACTCAAAAGAAAAACAATAGTATCCTCTGACAATGGATACGAATTCACAGGATAAACCAATCGGCCAATGAGTAAATCGACAAGGACAAACATTGGCACAACTAGAAAGAAAACCAAACCGGAAGCAAATAGAGCCGTGGTTGATTCTTCTTTTCTCCAAGGATTTGCCAATTGATAAATAGAAGGAATTAATGCGAGAACTGCAAAGATTAAAATCTCATCGGCGATTTGTAGGTAAAGTTTCCAATCTAAAATCCATTTTTGCAATAAATTTGTTTCGTTAGGTGGTGGCGGTACTAGATACATTGTAAGGTAGTAACTAAAAAATAACAAACTACAAATGAAAAACGGAATCCGATTTCGATTGAGAAGGTTATTGGTTTGGTTGGACATGACCCCATTGAGAAAACAAATAAATAGCCGGTCTAGAGAAAAAGTAACACGTTCTGATTAAATTTTAATAATCAAACCAAAGGAGAGAAAACTCAAATGGGTTTTTCTCCTTGGTAATCCCACCACCGACAAGAAAGATCCCAGTCGCATAATAAGGAATTTCAATGAGAAGGTCTGGTGGCAACCGATGGAATTCAGTTGTTTCGATTTCTTTACGTGATAAAAAGAAATCAAATCGCAAAACATCGATCCAATCATTTGTTTTGAAAAATAGTTTTGTTACCGTTCGTCCATAAAATTGGAGAACCTGTCCATTGGTAGAAAATTGAAACTTCTTCGAATCGGCAAAGGGCACTTCTTCTTTTCTTTCTACTTCTCCATTTTCCCGGTAAGTAAAAATGGATCCTTCTTCGTAATAAATATTTCTCGCAAACCGTTTGAAGAGTTCTGTTTCTATGACAGAAACTAAATCCTCTCCCTCTTGTGGTTTTTTTGTGGGTCCATCCAAAATTTGTTTCATTTTATTTTTGGAGATGGAGGAGCGAACTACTTCCATGACAGGTTTGGAAAGGTTAGGAAGGATGTATTTGATATAACGTTCATCATGCTCCCTAAGAATCTCCTGTAAAAAGTTTCCATGAATCATAGGAATCATTTCTACAGTAAACATCTGTTTGTTTAAGAATTTGGCAAACTCTGGTTCATGGCGAAATAAATTGGAAACAATTGTTTCTTCTTCTTTGGGAGTTCCAGAAAATAGAATGGCTACCAATCGAAAAAGGTAGGTTTTACTTTTTATATCAAAATACAATGCTTCAATTTTTTCTCGCACCAAATCTTCCGAAAGTTCTGGGTTTATAATGTCTCGCAGTGAGAGATACTTGGCCGATTGGAACTTGTCACGTTTTCCCCTATAAAGAAAGGAAGGGGTGTTACGCTGTCCGCCTATCTGAATGGTTATGGGAGAAAATCCAGGTATAGGTTTGGATTCGGAATCTGTGGGAACTTTTATACTACCCATGTAAGTTGGGGTGTAGACTGGTTTGGAAACAAAGGTTTGTCTGTTGTATTGCAACTCGTATAAAAACTGCGGAAAAAGAATTGGGTCTGAGGTGACAGAAGGTAGTTCTGGAATTTTATTTTTGGGAACCGGATAAAAGGGAAAAATGGAAGATCGGAACCGGGCCACCGAGTCGGTGTTTGCTAAAAAGAAGTGGTAATTGTTTCCTTGTCTATAAATCAAAGGGGTGGAGATTTTTTAAGTTTTTTCTGAATTCGAATTCGAAAGTGTTCCCAATTATAATCTCTTTTTAAAATTTCCAACTCATTTTCCACACCAAAACGCATGAAGTCGAAAATCTCTTCATGGTCCATTCCGACAACGATAGATAGGTCTTGGATGACTCGTAATAATCGTCTCGCATCACGATCACTGAGGGCAAAGGTTTCTAAAAGTTTTTGTTCGAATTCCGTTAGTTGGATCAAGGGAACCTAAAACGCAGCCACAAGGATGGTTTCGATTTCATTTTTAGGAAGTTCTCTAGGAAGACAATCAAGAAACGAGTAAGTGGCCGCCAAAGTCGCAATCCCAGGAAGATCAATTTTTTTCACTTCGTATTCGGATAACCTTTGGGGAATACGTAGTTCTAAGTAAATTTTACGAATTCCTTCCACCGCTTTGATTGCAGCTTCAATGACAGAGATATTGGTGACGTCTTCATCCAGAGCCCTGGCAATCATTACATACTTACCAGCAGAAGAGGTTAAGTTGTATTCCATAACATGTGGGAGAAGGATCGACATACTTTGAAAGATATCTAAATTAGTAACTGTTGTTACAGCAAGTGACAATGCATAACAAAGTCCAAGACTACTTGTGGATTGTGCAATTCCTGCAAGGAGACTTGCCGCATAAATCGAGTTTTTTGGTCCCAAATTTCTTGGTTCACGAATGGCGGGTACTATGTTTTTAGAGATAAGTTCAATGGATCGAAGTGCAGTGGAGGAGGTAATCTCATTGGCATATTTAGAAAGGATACTGTCAACGGCTGCGGACAAAATAGAGATTCCGGTTTTGGCAGTTTCCGAACTAGACATACCGGCACCAATTTTTGGATCGGCAACGATCAGTTCCGGGAAGGCCCATTCATGAGCAAAGTATTTTCTATTTTTATCTTTATCATCCACAATCGAAAAGAAAGGAGAACATTCATTTCCGAGTAGGGGTTTTGTCGGAACTACGATTAAGGGAAGGCCTTTTTTCTTAGGTTGTTTTTTTCCAATGAGGAGCTCTTCTGCAAATAAATCATTGGTAGCAAGTAGAGAAGCTGCCTTACCTGCGTTTACCGATTCAAAGGAACCATAGGCCACAACACAATCGGCATTGGAGATTCTAAGGAAGTGAGCACAGGAATCTAAATCTTTAAAATGAACTCGGTCCACGATGTCATCATAGATGATCACACCTTCTGCATGTTTTTCGAGACTGGTTTTGATGATGGAAAGTTCTTCGGCGTTTTCTAGTTCTTTCTGTGTTGTGATCAGAACCACTCGAGACCCAATGTTTTTGACAAAAGATCCGAGTTTGTATCCACAATCGATTTCGAAGTGAATTTTAGGTGGAAATTGAAAATTGATCCATTCGGGGAGAACTGGCATACGATCCCCTAATTATGATTCGGCGGAGTTAGAGAAATCCTCGGAGAGGACAATAAAAAAGGATCCCTCACCACCCGTCCTTTTTACTGTTGTCCGAGGAAAGTTGACGCGATTTGGTCGGAGATTTTATCCAACATCTCTGTAGAGAGATTGTCGTAGTCACCGTTTTTCAATCGTTCTTTGATCGCTTTGATTTTTTCCGTACGATCTTCTTCTGGAGGAGCTTGTACGATTTGTTTTGCGATTTGTTTTACTTCTGCTTGTAATTTTGCTTCTGAGGCAATTTTTTTAGCAGCGTCAGAAATGGAAATTGTATCTACCGGAGCTTGTGCTTCCGTTTCTTTGGGCCCTTGAGTTTTTTTGGGTTCGTATCCGTAACCACCAACTCGTCCTACTTTGTCGACGTTCATATATTTAGTCCTCTTCCTACATCACATATCGGAGGAATCCGAATTTCCCTTAAGTGTTTTTTTTCGATGGTTTAAGAGAAAAACAAACTCTCCTTTGGCGTTTGGCGGATCTTTTGCCAATTCCCTAGGATTTGCATAGTAAAGTACCTCTTCAAAGGTCTTTGTCAACTCCCTTCCCACAAGCACTTGCGTTTCCGGAAAAAGCTCCTCAAGCATCGGGTAGAGCCTTGGGAGTTTGTGGACGGATTCATAAAAAACTACAAGTCCATCGATCTCAGAGGCTCTTTCTAATTCTCGGCGTTTTTTACTCGGTTTTTCAGAGAGGAAACCCAAAAAATATGTGGGATTGACCTGAAATCCAGAAACAGAAAGTAAAGCAGTCAGGGCAGAAGCTCCTGGCACTGGTATGATCCGAATTCCTTTTTCCCGAGCAATGCGCACCATCTGGCTTCCGGGATCCGAAACCCCTGGGGTTCCTGCGTCGGAAACAAGGGCCATCGATTTCCCAGCTTTTAGCTGCTCAAGAACATTAGCAAATGGGGTTTCTGAACTGTCTTTATAAAGGGCAAGCACCGGCGTTGCGATTTCTAATTTGGAAAATAGGGACCTAGTTTCTTTGGCCGATTCGCAAAGAACAAGATCTACCGTTTTAAAAATTTCTAGAGCCCGAAGGGTAATGTCTCCCAGATTTCCAATGGGAGTGGCCACTACATAAAGGGCACCTGCTTCTCGTTTATGGGCCAATGTATTGGCATCCTGGTGGGGTGGCCCCTGCGGGACAAGTACATGCTAGGTCATTATTCCCTTTGGTACAAGGGTTACAGGCAGTGCCTAAAGCACAAGCGCTGGGAGTTGCACAAGAAGGATTGGCACAAATGGTCGTGTTACAGCCGGCACCAGCAGCACAAAGTGTTTGGATATCGTTTACCTTGTTTGGGATGGCACAGGTACTTGTGGGCGTAGAAGGATTGGAGATCAATCCTCCCGTTAACACGGAACGAAGAGTGAAGTTATAAATTTGGCATTTTTGAAAGAATTCGGCTCCAGGTGGGGGAACTGCAAAACGAATCCTTTTTGTGACAATCTTTGCGGATTCGGTGGACGCTTCATAGGGAAGGTGAGGGAAACTGGGTTGGACTCCATCCTCTAACCACTCTCCTTGGATGGTTTGGATGATCCCTGGAAAGGCTGTAGTAATATAGAGGTTGTAACCTTGGAACTGTGGTTCTCTGTTGGTGACAAAATAACGAAGCACATATTCCGGCCTTGGGTCTACGGTTTGTGTTGCTTCCAATTTAAAATCATTGGTGATATTGCTATTGACTGCAACCACAGATAGGATCTGCGGAACACTTGGTGGAACTAAAAAAATAAACGGAGCTACCGGCGTATCTGTATTGGTCCCACAATGAAAAAAGGAGAGAAAAGATATGCAGACTAAGTAAATTGGATGTAAAGAGGGAAAACGCATTCAGTTTCTCGTTTCCCTTCCAAGTTTTCAGGAATTCAATCTATGGGAATCCAAAAAAAAATACTCTTTGTGTCCATTTCAATGATTGGGCTTTTTTTTCTCATTTTACTCGTAATGGGTGGTGAGGACGAAGAAGAAGCTCGCCGTAAAAAAGAAAGAAGTTCGCAGGCCCTTGCCTTATTTGGAGGAGGTTCCAACACTCCGAAAGGCACCAACCGACTGGGGGTGCGGGGGGAAGACTCAGGTTCCATCTTTGATTCTGACTATTATAGTGCCGGTGGCATGCGTTATGAAGAAGATGGAACAATTGCCAATTCCGAAGCCGGTGAAATTCCAATCAATCCCCAAACGGGAAAACCTTATCCTCCCGAGGCCATGCAAGCTTTTGAGGAACTCAGAGAACAATTTCCTGATAACGATTTGATTCCGAAACGACTCACTCCGGAAGAGAAAACAAAACAGGCTGAGTTTAACCAAAAGTTAGCACGTGCTACAAATTCAATTTTTAGCGGAGGAAACAATCCATCGGATGTTACCCTTTATTACAACCACGTAAAAAAACAAGGTAAGGACCGATTGGAAATCATCAATTACCTAATTGAAACACAAGGTGGTGACGATCCAGAGATGGATAAAAAGTTCCAGGAAATTTTGAAAAACATTCAATTCCAAAACGAACAAATAGAAAAAGAAGCCGCCAACGCCTTTGAAAAAGCAGGCATTTCTCCTTAGAACTAACTTTCCTTGGAAAGAATCGGATACCGGTAACTGGATTTAGGATCCAGACCATATTCATCCAAATGAAACGAGGGAGGTAGTCTCTCTCGTTTCCATTGTGATATCGTAAATAGTTTCTTAAATTTCTTCAGGTATCCAAGTAAGTTATCTGTATTTTCCCAAGGAAATTCTTGTTTCAAACTTTCCAAACAGTCCATGTCATCAAGTCCCAAAAAGACAAGTTTCTTTTCTATTGATTGTAAAATAGGATAAGGCATCAGATCCTTTTCATCTTCTTGGTTTTCTTCGAGAGGTTTGAGTTCTGCGGTGGGTTTTGTATTACGTAAAGTTTGGATCGAATCTTTGGGTGAGATAAAACGGTTGTTTCCCTTTTGGATATCATCCAAAAATTCTAACAAAAATTCTTTACTAACACCTGCTAGTGGGGCAATGGAACCTGAGGAATCTCCATCCATAGTTGTATAACCAACAGCGGCTTCACTTCGGTTCCCTGTTGATAAAAGTAAATGTCCATTTAGATTGGCAAGTAACCAAACGAGCGGAGAACGAACCCTTGCTTGGATATTTTGCAAAGGTAAATCATGTTCTTTCCAATTCAGAGTTTTTCCAAGAACCGATTCAATGAGTTTTACTGATGTGTCCACTGCCTCATCGATGGGAATGGAATAAAATTGACATTGGAGTTCTCTTGTTAGAGTTTCTGCTATTTTTTCAGTAAGATCGGAATTGTTTACGGTTTTTTGGTAAATGGTCACAAGAAGATTGGATTCTTCTATTCCCAGAGTAGAAAAAATAGAATCACCATTTTCCTGTTTGGCGATTTCTTTCATGGCCGAAACGAGAAGGGCACAAGTGGCACTGTCCGCACCCCCCGAAAGAGAAAGTGTAAATCCTTTGGTATTCGATTTTTTTAAATAATCAAAAAGACCTAAACATACCGCTTTTGTAAATTCTTCATAAAGGGAAAGATTTACCGAATTCTCCGAATCTTCCCACCCAAATTCTTTACGTTTGTCAAGAAGGGTAAACCCTTGGGATGTTTTCGCTTCCAAGTTGTTTTTTTGTGTCAGTTGGATTTTTGGAATTTCTTCTCTGGAAACTTTGGGTTTGGATTCGCGAAAGGAACGTGCTTTGGCAGCGCGGATCTCGAATGGATCAAAGGAGTAAGAAGTGATTTGGAAAGGGGAAAAGGAAAGTCTAGGGCCCTCTTTGACTAAATTTCCGAGGGATGCAAAAATGGCTCCACCTTCAAAGATAATACGCCCAGATTCATTTCCATTCAAATTGGTAAAAACTTGAAGATTACACTGGTTTCTACTGGATTCGGTAAAAATCTGTCTTCGGATGTTTTGTTTTCCCATCGCAAAGTGGGAAGCACCAGGAGAAAATAAAACATCAATGCCTACAGGACTATAGAAAGAAGACGGTTTATTGACTGACCAACTATCCTCACAAATTTCCACTCCAAAATTCCACTGACCGGTTTGGAAAATAAAATGCCCAAAGGGAACTTCTTCTTTAGCAAAGGAAATGGTTTTATTGATAAAATCTGTTTCAGAGTGAAACCAGCGACGTTCATAATGTACGCCAGTATTTGCTAAATTTAGTTTTGGAATTATGGCAGCTACCTTACCACCAAAAAGAACTGCCATACAATTGTATAAAAAAGAACCTACAAAAACAGGAAGACCCACAAGGATTATTTGGTTTGGGGATACATCTTTTAATTTTAGTAAAATTTCTTCGGACCGCATCCAAACAGAAGGTTTATAAAAAGCATCTTCACATCCATAACCAGAAATACAAAGTTCTGGAAAAAGAATACAGTCTGCATTTTTTGATTCTGGGCTGTTGATTGCCTGAACAATTGATTCAAAGTTCCCAAGAAAGTCAAGGGGAGTTGTGTTCAGTGTAACGGCGGCAATTTTAATTTTTGGCATCAGAGAAAACTCGGTTATAAATCTTTTCTGATGCACCTCTGTTTTCTACAACAAAGTTTCGATTTCCGTTTCCCATCTTTTCTTGTAAGGATTTGTTTTGGACGAGGAGTTGAAATTTCTGAATAAAATCGGCTTCATTTAAAGTTTTGAATAGTCCACCTAATTCCTGCATAACGATGGCTTCCGGTGCATTGGATATTTTTGGACCCGTGATGACAGCAAGGCCAAGGGCCGCAGGTTCTATCGTATTGTGAACCCTATGTGTAAAGGCACCACCCACATAGGCAAAACTTCCATACCGGTAGGCAAATGCCAAAATTCCCATTTGGTCAAAAAGAAGAAATTTTGGTAGTGGTTCTTCTGGCTTTAATTTAGAAAAAACTCCTACCGTGCCAAATTCTTTGAGTTTGGGGATCCAATGGTCCATACGTTCTGTTTCCCATTTGTGAGGAAAAATCCAATAATAGGAATCATCTGTATGTTCCTTTAAATAGGCCATAAAATGGTTTTCACAAATTCCGTAAGTGGAACCTAGAATGATGGGTTTGTTTTTGGATAAAAAATCTTTTTGGTCTGAAACAAATTTGGTAAAGGCAGGATTCGGAGATTTTGTTTCTAATTTTCCAAGGACAGATTCAAACCTTGTATCTCCTAACACGGAGAAATCGATGGTTTCATTTACCAAACCTTTAAATTCTTTGGCCATCAGTTCGTGGCTTGGATAAATTCCTGTGAGATAACGAAAAGAAGCTTTCGTTAAAGAACGTATGAGGGGATTTTTTCTGGAGGACTCCGAAGACAAACTGGCGCAGGCTAAGTAGGTATTTGTTCCCATCCGGTTTGCTGTTTTTAAAAGATTCGGCCAAGTGTCCCATGCCATAACAAAGAGAACTTGCGGTACAAACTTTTGAAAGATAGAATCATAGGCATGGGGAAGGTCGAGTGGGAGATAAAAATATACATCTGCCAGTGGATCAGAAAAGGTTGTTTCTTTTACAGACGAAGAAAATACAGATTGGATGATAAAAACATCCTTACGTTTTTTACGAATGGTTTCCGTGAGAGCACGGGCTTGGTCGAGTTCGCCAACACTTGCCGCATGAAGCCAAATCACCGTTTTTCCGTCAGCGGATTTTGAAAAAATCTGCTTAAGCAAACGTTCTCTTTTACTTAATTCTTCTTTAATTTGTTTTACAAATAAAGAAAGAAATTTTAAGACAAAATAAATAATGAAAACAAAAGTATTATAAAAAAAATATACCATTTAGCGTTTGTTACCCCAAGTATCGTTCACTTCCGAACCTGGGTATATGAAAGTTCTTTTATCAATGACAAAACTCAAATTGTCAAAGTATAAATGAAACTCTCCTTTCTTTTGTGAAGTTAAACTTTTTAATCGAAATGAAGCAAAGGAAATCGGAAAGGACATGGATTGAATGAGTCTTGTGTTTTCCTTGGGTAGGTGGATCGAAAATTCCAATCTACGCCATCCCACAAAGTTCAAAGTTCCCAAATCAAAATACAAATCTTTCGATTTTTTTTGAGAAAGTCCCATACTCAAATTGATATGGTGACCTTCTGAATACACCCAAAGGATTCCTTGGATGGGCATTCCGAGTGGGAGAAGAATAGGCTCTTTGGGACGCACTTCCCAGTGGTCTAGTCTTGGGTTTTCTACATAACTTTGGACAAGGAAACTGGTTTGGTTCTGTAATTGAGGGTACCCTGATTCTTTGAGAAGGGTTGTCTCTTGTAAAAAGGCTTCTGATTTAGGAACGGAGCCGGCAAACTGGGTGACCGCCAAAAAGGAATCCACACGGTAAAAATCCCAAGGTCTTTCTCCTTCAAAATCCTCTACAAGAAAGAGAAGGTAGTTGGAATCAATGGTCAGGGCTGATTTAAGAATTTGGACTCGGCCCACTTCGTCAGGGTCATGGGGCCTCGGAAGAGACAAAAGACCGGAAAACATGAGGACCATACCCAAACAGAATGTGATTTTTTTTGCAGTTTTCATGATTTCTCACTTTTCGAAAGACCAAAAACGTGTACTCTGTTCTTATCAAAGGAAAGGAATCCGCACGTCATGGGCCGCCGCGACAATTTGAAAATACTCACAACTGCCATTCTAGTGGTCCTACTTCTTTCATCGTTCATTTTTGCATTTATCTATAGAAACGAAATTTACCAAAAACTCCAAACCATCGGAAAAAACCGCGAGGTGGAGATGGTCGATAGAGAAATCGAAAGAGAAAATCCAAAAATCCCGGCACCCAAAGAAAATTTCTCACACGCGGAAACCAAAGAATCACTAGAAGATCGTTCTAAACTTCCCGAATTACCGAGCTTAGACGATATGGAGCCGGAATCCGATCACCCCCGTTCTGTTTCTGTTGCTGCTTCTACAAAGACAAAAGAAAAGATGGATCCTGCTGCTCGTTTGCAAGACAAACTAGACCAAGTAGAAGAATCCATTGCTCCCAAAGAAGACCTTAAAAAAACTAAAAAAACTTCTGCCAAAGAAGAAGTGGTTTCCGAAGGACTGGAATCGACACCCTCTACAAAACAACCGAAGTTAGAGACAAAAGATTCGGTTAAACCAAACCAAAAAGCAGATTCCAAAGTAGTAAGTTCATCGAAAGCAGAGCCAAAACAAACTCGTACTAAAAAATATAATTCTATTTCAGAAAAGAAACAAAGTAAAAAAGTCAAAAAAACTTACCATACGCAAAAACCTTCTAAAACAAAAGACACGGGAGAGGTTACTT
This genomic window from Leptospira bandrabouensis contains:
- a CDS encoding iron-containing alcohol dehydrogenase, which gives rise to MPVLPEWINFQFPPKIHFEIDCGYKLGSFVKNIGSRVVLITTQKELENAEELSIIKTSLEKHAEGVIIYDDIVDRVHFKDLDSCAHFLRISNADCVVAYGSFESVNAGKAASLLATNDLFAEELLIGKKQPKKKGLPLIVVPTKPLLGNECSPFFSIVDDKDKNRKYFAHEWAFPELIVADPKIGAGMSSSETAKTGISILSAAVDSILSKYANEITSSTALRSIELISKNIVPAIREPRNLGPKNSIYAASLLAGIAQSTSSLGLCYALSLAVTTVTNLDIFQSMSILLPHVMEYNLTSSAGKYVMIARALDEDVTNISVIEAAIKAVEGIRKIYLELRIPQRLSEYEVKKIDLPGIATLAATYSFLDCLPRELPKNEIETILVAAF
- a CDS encoding flagellar filament outer layer protein FlaA, which produces MKTAKKITFCLGMVLMFSGLLSLPRPHDPDEVGRVQILKSALTIDSNYLLFLVEDFEGERPWDFYRVDSFLAVTQFAGSVPKSEAFLQETTLLKESGYPQLQNQTSFLVQSYVENPRLDHWEVRPKEPILLPLGMPIQGILWVYSEGHHINLSMGLSQKKSKDLYFDLGTLNFVGWRRLEFSIHLPKENTRLIQSMSFPISFASFRLKSLTSQKKGEFHLYFDNLSFVIDKRTFIYPGSEVNDTWGNKR
- a CDS encoding LIC_20245 family lipoprotein, with the translated sequence MGIQKKILFVSISMIGLFFLILLVMGGEDEEEARRKKERSSQALALFGGGSNTPKGTNRLGVRGEDSGSIFDSDYYSAGGMRYEEDGTIANSEAGEIPINPQTGKPYPPEAMQAFEELREQFPDNDLIPKRLTPEEKTKQAEFNQKLARATNSIFSGGNNPSDVTLYYNHVKKQGKDRLEIINYLIETQGGDDPEMDKKFQEILKNIQFQNEQIEKEAANAFEKAGISP
- the glpK gene encoding glycerol kinase GlpK, coding for MAKKGYIIGIDAGTTGIRTFCFNDKGKVISSAYQEFKQFYPKPGWVEHDPEEIWVKTQKLISQAIKNGKLNPKDAVAIGITNQRETSVVWDKKTGKPVYNAIVWQCRRTSDICKDLKKQSLESNFRNKTGLVLDAYFSGTKIQWILDNVKGARVKAEKGELLFGTIDTWLLYKLTGHKEHKTDHTNASRTLLFNIQTKEWDEELCEILRVPMSMLPKAYNSKNLFGFTSSVKSLPDGIPISSLVGDQQGALFGQLCTEPGEAKNTYGTGCFLLFNVGDEFRISNQGLITTLALGPEGKTVYCLEGSVFIGGAVVQFLRDNLEFFEYSKDSEKLVKAIKTKDDLVFVPAFAGLGAPHWDQEARGAIFGLSRDTTPAQITRAALKAIALQSYELANAMEKETGKPLKFLRVDGGATSNAWLMQFQADILGTKVIRPQNVDTTVLGAAYLAGLERGFFKSVASLRKEETKTTQFLPKMKESERKEEIDKWNWAISRVKTGN
- the nadE gene encoding NAD(+) synthase; the protein is MPKIKIAAVTLNTTPLDFLGNFESIVQAINSPESKNADCILFPELCISGYGCEDAFYKPSVWMRSEEILLKLKDVSPNQIILVGLPVFVGSFLYNCMAVLFGGKVAAIIPKLNLANTGVHYERRWFHSETDFINKTISFAKEEVPFGHFIFQTGQWNFGVEICEDSWSVNKPSSFYSPVGIDVLFSPGASHFAMGKQNIRRQIFTESSRNQCNLQVFTNLNGNESGRIIFEGGAIFASLGNLVKEGPRLSFSPFQITSYSFDPFEIRAAKARSFRESKPKVSREEIPKIQLTQKNNLEAKTSQGFTLLDKRKEFGWEDSENSVNLSLYEEFTKAVCLGLFDYLKKSNTKGFTLSLSGGADSATCALLVSAMKEIAKQENGDSIFSTLGIEESNLLVTIYQKTVNNSDLTEKIAETLTRELQCQFYSIPIDEAVDTSVKLIESVLGKTLNWKEHDLPLQNIQARVRSPLVWLLANLNGHLLLSTGNRSEAAVGYTTMDGDSSGSIAPLAGVSKEFLLEFLDDIQKGNNRFISPKDSIQTLRNTKPTAELKPLEENQEDEKDLMPYPILQSIEKKLVFLGLDDMDCLESLKQEFPWENTDNLLGYLKKFKKLFTISQWKRERLPPSFHLDEYGLDPKSSYRYPILSKES
- the rsmI gene encoding 16S rRNA (cytidine(1402)-2'-O)-methyltransferase: MAHKREAGALYVVATPIGNLGDITLRALEIFKTVDLVLCESAKETRSLFSKLEIATPVLALYKDSSETPFANVLEQLKAGKSMALVSDAGTPGVSDPGSQMVRIAREKGIRIIPVPGASALTALLSVSGFQVNPTYFLGFLSEKPSKKRRELERASEIDGLVVFYESVHKLPRLYPMLEELFPETQVLVGRELTKTFEEVLYYANPRELAKDPPNAKGEFVFLLNHRKKTLKGNSDSSDM
- a CDS encoding LIC11073 family putative lipoprotein, with translation MRFPSLHPIYLVCISFLSFFHCGTNTDTPVAPFIFLVPPSVPQILSVVAVNSNITNDFKLEATQTVDPRPEYVLRYFVTNREPQFQGYNLYITTAFPGIIQTIQGEWLEDGVQPSFPHLPYEASTESAKIVTKRIRFAVPPPGAEFFQKCQIYNFTLRSVLTGGLISNPSTPTSTCAIPNKVNDIQTLCAAGAGCNTTICANPSCATPSACALGTACNPCTKGNNDLACTCPAGATPPGCQYIGP
- a CDS encoding FliG C-terminal domain-containing protein, coding for MIYRQGNNYHFFLANTDSVARFRSSIFPFYPVPKNKIPELPSVTSDPILFPQFLYELQYNRQTFVSKPVYTPTYMGSIKVPTDSESKPIPGFSPITIQIGGQRNTPSFLYRGKRDKFQSAKYLSLRDIINPELSEDLVREKIEALYFDIKSKTYLFRLVAILFSGTPKEEETIVSNLFRHEPEFAKFLNKQMFTVEMIPMIHGNFLQEILREHDERYIKYILPNLSKPVMEVVRSSISKNKMKQILDGPTKKPQEGEDLVSVIETELFKRFARNIYYEEGSIFTYRENGEVERKEEVPFADSKKFQFSTNGQVLQFYGRTVTKLFFKTNDWIDVLRFDFFLSRKEIETTEFHRLPPDLLIEIPYYATGIFLVGGGITKEKNPFEFSLLWFDY
- a CDS encoding 3-deoxy-D-manno-octulosonic acid transferase, with the protein product MVYFFYNTFVFIIYFVLKFLSLFVKQIKEELSKRERLLKQIFSKSADGKTVIWLHAASVGELDQARALTETIRKKRKDVFIIQSVFSSSVKETTFSDPLADVYFYLPLDLPHAYDSIFQKFVPQVLFVMAWDTWPNLLKTANRMGTNTYLACASLSSESSRKNPLIRSLTKASFRYLTGIYPSHELMAKEFKGLVNETIDFSVLGDTRFESVLGKLETKSPNPAFTKFVSDQKDFLSKNKPIILGSTYGICENHFMAYLKEHTDDSYYWIFPHKWETERMDHWIPKLKEFGTVGVFSKLKPEEPLPKFLLFDQMGILAFAYRYGSFAYVGGAFTHRVHNTIEPAALGLAVITGPKISNAPEAIVMQELGGLFKTLNEADFIQKFQLLVQNKSLQEKMGNGNRNFVVENRGASEKIYNRVFSDAKN
- a CDS encoding flagellar biosynthesis anti-sigma factor FlgM, which produces MNVDKVGRVGGYGYEPKKTQGPKETEAQAPVDTISISDAAKKIASEAKLQAEVKQIAKQIVQAPPEEDRTEKIKAIKERLKNGDYDNLSTEMLDKISDQIASTFLGQQ